The proteins below are encoded in one region of Aequorivita iocasae:
- a CDS encoding inorganic phosphate transporter, giving the protein MDNIYLLMIVALAALAIADLVVGVSNDAVNFLNSAIGSKALSFRTILIIASLGIFIGAVFSSGMMEVARKGIFVPGEFYFDEIMIIFMAVMITDILLLDFFNTIGLPTSTTVSIVFELLGAAVIMALIKIGHNDAETISAITKYINTEKAIEIITGILLSVAIAFTVGAVVQYLSRLVFTFHVERKMKYIGAIFGGLALTCISYFILVKGLKGTPFYGSFKDIVESDTWLLIGGSFVFWTVFSQLFMMIFKKNILIIVIAVGTFSLALAFAGNDLVNFIGVPMAAYHSYIDWSASGVAASEYTMQSLAEKVPAEPMLLFIAGGVMVLTLWFSKKARTVSDTEIDLARQGEGHEKFSPNMLSRFLVKSSTQLATYFDYIIPQSLQEKIDKRFEKPVVNLPKHKTYELPAFDMIRASINLMVAGILIATATSMKLPLSTTYVTFMVAMGTSLADRAWGRESAVYRVAGVMNVIGGWFFTAFVAFVAAGTLTYLIFIGRGAMIAVLLLLAILLLVRNYISHKNKVKLKLDKTGLKKTESKTVQGIIQESAENISNVVSRSNKIYTDMLRGLAKQDTKKLKKSKKGVNKLNDEVEELRDNIFYFIKNLDETSVRGSNFYIIILGYLTDVVQSLEFISKASYKHVNNNHKALRFNQIKDLQEIDQHLEELLNEIEDIFHKKEFQRIGKVLDKKDEIFQSLSHKIEKQIARTRTEESSPKNTTLYFSLLLETKDLVTALMNLMEEYYTSYKKA; this is encoded by the coding sequence ATGGATAACATTTATTTATTAATGATTGTCGCTCTTGCAGCACTTGCAATTGCAGATTTGGTGGTTGGGGTCAGTAATGATGCGGTAAACTTCCTAAACTCGGCCATTGGCTCTAAAGCCCTTTCCTTTCGAACCATTTTGATAATTGCCAGTTTGGGCATCTTCATTGGAGCCGTTTTCTCAAGTGGAATGATGGAAGTTGCACGCAAAGGAATCTTCGTCCCCGGTGAATTTTACTTTGATGAAATAATGATCATCTTCATGGCCGTAATGATTACTGATATCTTATTGCTGGATTTTTTCAACACTATAGGCTTACCCACTTCTACTACGGTTTCCATTGTGTTTGAACTTTTGGGCGCTGCAGTTATTATGGCGCTTATAAAAATAGGGCATAACGATGCGGAAACAATTTCCGCTATCACAAAATATATCAATACCGAAAAAGCAATTGAAATCATTACAGGGATACTCTTATCGGTAGCAATTGCATTTACTGTGGGGGCGGTTGTACAATACTTATCGCGCCTGGTCTTTACATTTCATGTGGAAAGAAAAATGAAATATATAGGAGCCATTTTTGGAGGTTTGGCTCTTACCTGTATCAGTTATTTCATTCTTGTAAAAGGATTAAAAGGCACTCCATTTTACGGAAGTTTTAAAGATATAGTTGAAAGCGATACTTGGTTATTAATAGGCGGAAGCTTTGTTTTTTGGACTGTTTTCTCACAGCTTTTTATGATGATCTTCAAAAAGAATATTTTAATTATCGTAATTGCGGTAGGTACTTTTAGTCTAGCGCTGGCCTTTGCCGGAAATGATCTGGTAAACTTTATAGGCGTTCCTATGGCGGCGTACCACAGTTATATAGACTGGTCAGCTTCTGGCGTGGCCGCTTCAGAATATACCATGCAGAGTCTTGCCGAAAAAGTTCCAGCAGAACCTATGCTTCTCTTTATTGCAGGGGGTGTTATGGTGCTCACTTTGTGGTTTTCCAAAAAAGCGCGTACCGTTTCTGATACCGAGATTGATCTTGCACGCCAAGGCGAGGGCCATGAAAAGTTTAGCCCAAACATGCTTTCAAGATTCTTAGTAAAATCAAGTACCCAATTGGCAACCTACTTTGATTATATTATCCCACAATCGCTTCAAGAGAAAATAGACAAGCGTTTTGAGAAACCGGTTGTTAACCTTCCAAAACATAAAACCTATGAGCTTCCCGCTTTTGATATGATTCGCGCCTCCATAAACCTTATGGTTGCCGGAATATTGATTGCCACTGCAACTTCTATGAAATTGCCCCTTTCCACCACATACGTAACTTTCATGGTTGCAATGGGTACTTCACTTGCAGATAGAGCTTGGGGCCGCGAAAGTGCAGTTTACCGAGTTGCCGGGGTAATGAATGTAATTGGCGGATGGTTTTTTACTGCTTTTGTAGCATTTGTAGCAGCAGGAACTCTTACCTATTTAATATTTATAGGAAGAGGCGCTATGATAGCCGTATTGCTATTATTAGCTATTCTTTTGTTAGTTCGAAATTACATTTCACATAAAAACAAAGTAAAACTGAAATTGGACAAAACCGGCTTGAAGAAAACCGAAAGCAAAACCGTCCAAGGAATTATTCAGGAAAGTGCTGAAAACATAAGCAATGTGGTTTCACGTTCCAACAAAATTTATACTGATATGCTCCGGGGTCTTGCCAAACAAGACACCAAAAAATTGAAAAAGAGCAAAAAAGGCGTAAATAAATTGAATGACGAAGTTGAGGAACTGCGGGACAATATCTTCTATTTCATCAAGAATCTTGATGAAACCAGCGTCCGCGGAAGCAACTTCTATATTATTATCCTTGGCTATTTGACCGATGTGGTGCAGTCTTTGGAATTTATTTCAAAAGCGAGCTACAAGCACGTGAACAACAATCACAAGGCGCTTCGCTTTAACCAAATAAAGGATTTACAGGAAATAGATCAACATTTGGAAGAACTTTTAAATGAAATTGAAGATATTTTCCACAAAAAGGAATTTCAAAGAATTGGAAAAGTACTTGATAAAAAGGATGAGATTTTCCAAAGCCTTTCACATAAAATTGAAAAGCAAATAGCACGAACCCGCACCGAGGAATCAAGCCCCAAAAATACCACCTTGTATTTCAGCCTTCTGTTGGAAACAAAAGATTTGGTAACGGCCTTGATGAATTTAATGGAAGAATATTACACAAGCTATAAGAAAGCTTAA
- a CDS encoding zinc ribbon domain-containing protein — translation MEDLLIASKICSQCNSEIELDQKYCNDCGYPEGGTTQEQSGFHARQVMKKRGQAEASSLIKKGRNSLFVVAAIAFLSGLYYFFKLDDSSVLIVNSILSISYLLLGFWSQKRPLVALILGLLVYLTTLVLNGLIEPETIYKGLLIKGFIIVYLSKGINSALQLRNA, via the coding sequence ATGGAAGACTTACTTATTGCCTCGAAAATCTGTTCCCAATGCAATTCTGAGATAGAATTGGATCAGAAATATTGTAATGATTGTGGATACCCAGAAGGGGGAACAACACAAGAACAATCAGGTTTTCATGCAAGGCAAGTGATGAAAAAGAGAGGTCAGGCGGAAGCTTCATCCCTAATTAAAAAAGGGAGGAACAGTCTTTTTGTAGTTGCCGCAATTGCTTTTTTATCTGGGTTATATTATTTTTTTAAACTTGATGACTCATCCGTCTTAATAGTAAATTCAATTCTTTCAATAAGTTATTTATTACTGGGTTTTTGGTCACAGAAACGTCCTTTGGTAGCTTTGATTTTAGGATTACTGGTTTATTTGACAACGCTCGTCTTGAATGGTTTGATTGAGCCCGAAACGATTTATAAGGGTCTATTGATAAAAGGTTTCATAATTGTTTATTTATCGAAAGGAATTAATTCTGCGTTACAACTCCGCAATGCTTAA
- a CDS encoding CPBP family intramembrane glutamic endopeptidase — protein sequence MSCKYCSAPVKQHAKYCGGCGKAIQQSKHGIESKSVQLVIAFYLTFLLYSIIAFFIYKEDEITLQTEIIIESIFIVLTLFFSFFDFKKILALYNVKYISWQSMIFGIVFPIFTAIVVYIFVEEINSLLFDESDNIFYEYAAYNYPLFWALLFTVIFPPIFEELAFRGFLFNQLRNFANPWVTIIATAFIFALVHFSFLSILWIFPFGMVLGYLRYRYKTLWLGMLVHFIQNLLVLMIDYYYFQNDPFKDLFL from the coding sequence TTGAGCTGTAAATATTGTAGTGCTCCTGTAAAACAACACGCGAAATATTGTGGTGGTTGCGGAAAAGCAATCCAGCAAAGCAAACACGGAATTGAAAGCAAAAGTGTACAACTTGTAATTGCCTTTTACCTCACATTTCTCCTTTATTCAATAATTGCTTTTTTTATTTATAAAGAGGATGAGATTACCCTCCAGACTGAAATTATAATTGAATCTATATTTATTGTACTTACATTATTTTTCAGCTTCTTCGATTTTAAAAAGATTCTTGCCCTATATAATGTGAAATATATTTCATGGCAAAGTATGATTTTTGGGATTGTTTTTCCAATTTTTACCGCAATAGTAGTATACATATTTGTTGAAGAAATTAATAGTTTATTATTTGATGAATCAGACAATATATTTTACGAATATGCGGCCTATAACTATCCATTGTTTTGGGCATTGCTATTTACCGTAATATTCCCACCGATTTTTGAAGAATTGGCTTTTCGGGGCTTTTTGTTCAATCAGTTGAGAAACTTCGCAAATCCCTGGGTAACCATTATAGCTACGGCTTTTATTTTTGCACTTGTTCATTTTTCCTTTCTGTCCATTTTATGGATATTTCCTTTTGGGATGGTGTTGGGCTACTTAAGGTATCGTTATAAAACCCTTTGGTTAGGAATGCTTGTGCATTTTATTCAAAACCTTTTGGTTTTAATGATCGATTATTACTATTTCCAAAACGATCCCTTCAAGGATTTGTTTTTATAG
- a CDS encoding ribonucleoside-diphosphate reductase subunit alpha, translating into MNVVKRDGRKEPIMFDKITARVRKLCYGLNELVDPVKVAMRVIEGLYDGVTTSELDNLAAEIAATMTTSHPDYARLAARISVSNLHKNTKKSFSEVMTDLYEYVNPRTGKKAPLLSDEVFEVIKNNAEELDSTIIYNRDFGYDYFGFKTLERSYLLKLNGKIAERPQHMLMRVSVGIHLDDLAAVKETYELMSKKYFTHATPTLFNSGTPKPQMSSCFLLAMKDDSIDGIYDTLKQTAKISQSAGGIGLSIHNVRATGSYIGGTNGTSNGIVPMLRVFNDTARYVDQGGGKRKGSFAIYVEPWHADIFDFLDLKKNHGKEEMRARDLFYAMWIPDLFMKRVQDDAEWTLMCPNECPGLFECHSEEFEALYHKYESEKKGRKTVKARELWEKILESQIETGTPYMLYKDAANRKSNQKNLGTIKSSNLCTEIMEYTSPDEVAVCNLASIALPMFVKNGEFDHKELFKVTKRVTKNLNRVIDRNYYPVIEAQNSNFRHRPVGLGIQGLADAFIMLRLPFTSDEAKKLNQEIFETLYFAAVTASMEEAKADGPYESYKGSPISEGLFQHNLWGINDEELSGRWDWGKLRKDVKKHGVRNSLLVAPMPTASTSQILGNNEAFEPYTSNIYTRRVLSGEFIVVNQHLLEDLVALGLWNEDLKEEIMRANGSIQDVEIIPQDLKELYKTVWELSMKDIIDMSRQRGYFIDQSQSLNLFMENANMAKLTSMHFYAWKSGLKTGMYYLRTKSAVDAIKFTLKKEDKKETVGAEATAIVAENVSTKPMTPQELREMLAQSKNAADDDCLMCGS; encoded by the coding sequence ATGAATGTAGTAAAAAGAGACGGCCGCAAAGAACCGATTATGTTCGATAAAATCACGGCACGAGTGCGCAAATTGTGCTATGGCTTAAACGAATTGGTTGACCCAGTGAAAGTAGCAATGCGCGTGATAGAAGGGCTTTACGATGGCGTAACCACCAGCGAGCTCGATAATTTGGCCGCTGAAATTGCGGCGACAATGACCACTTCGCACCCGGATTATGCACGTTTGGCCGCGCGCATCTCCGTTTCAAACCTTCATAAAAACACCAAAAAATCATTTTCGGAAGTGATGACGGATCTTTACGAATACGTGAATCCGCGTACCGGGAAAAAGGCTCCGTTGCTGAGCGATGAGGTTTTTGAAGTGATAAAAAATAATGCCGAGGAATTGGATTCCACAATTATCTATAACCGTGATTTTGGGTATGACTATTTCGGTTTTAAAACTTTGGAACGTTCCTATTTATTGAAGCTGAACGGAAAAATAGCCGAGCGTCCGCAACATATGCTGATGCGTGTTTCCGTGGGCATCCATTTGGATGATTTGGCTGCCGTGAAGGAGACGTATGAATTGATGTCAAAGAAATATTTCACCCACGCAACGCCAACGCTTTTCAATAGTGGAACGCCGAAACCACAAATGTCTTCCTGCTTTTTGCTTGCTATGAAAGATGACAGTATCGACGGTATTTATGACACTTTGAAACAAACCGCAAAAATTTCACAATCTGCCGGCGGAATCGGCCTTTCTATCCACAACGTTCGCGCAACGGGATCGTACATTGGTGGAACCAACGGAACTTCAAATGGAATCGTGCCGATGCTTCGCGTGTTCAACGATACTGCGCGTTATGTGGATCAAGGCGGTGGAAAACGAAAAGGAAGTTTCGCAATATATGTGGAACCCTGGCACGCTGATATTTTCGACTTTTTGGATTTGAAGAAAAACCACGGAAAAGAGGAAATGCGCGCCCGCGATCTATTTTATGCGATGTGGATTCCGGATTTATTTATGAAACGTGTGCAGGATGATGCTGAATGGACGCTTATGTGCCCCAACGAATGTCCAGGACTTTTTGAATGCCACAGCGAGGAATTTGAAGCGCTGTACCACAAATATGAATCTGAAAAGAAAGGCCGAAAAACGGTAAAGGCCCGCGAACTTTGGGAGAAAATTTTGGAATCGCAGATTGAGACCGGTACACCGTATATGCTTTACAAAGATGCGGCGAACCGAAAGAGCAACCAGAAAAATTTGGGAACCATAAAGTCGTCAAACCTATGTACGGAAATTATGGAATACACTTCACCGGACGAAGTTGCGGTCTGTAATTTGGCTTCCATCGCCCTGCCGATGTTTGTAAAGAATGGCGAGTTTGACCACAAAGAACTTTTCAAAGTAACCAAACGCGTAACCAAAAACCTGAACCGCGTAATTGATAGAAATTATTATCCGGTGATTGAAGCGCAAAATTCAAATTTCCGTCACCGTCCTGTTGGATTGGGAATCCAAGGTTTGGCTGATGCATTTATTATGCTCCGTTTGCCTTTCACAAGCGATGAAGCTAAAAAATTGAACCAAGAAATATTTGAAACGCTTTATTTTGCTGCCGTAACCGCTTCCATGGAAGAAGCAAAGGCAGACGGGCCCTATGAAAGCTATAAAGGATCGCCAATTTCCGAAGGACTTTTCCAGCATAATTTATGGGGAATAAATGATGAGGAATTGAGCGGCCGCTGGGATTGGGGTAAACTGCGAAAAGATGTAAAAAAACACGGCGTGCGCAATTCACTTTTGGTGGCGCCAATGCCGACTGCTTCCACTTCGCAGATCCTTGGAAATAATGAGGCTTTTGAGCCGTACACTTCAAATATTTATACACGTCGCGTACTTTCCGGGGAATTCATCGTTGTGAACCAACACCTTTTGGAGGATTTGGTTGCGCTTGGTTTGTGGAATGAGGATTTGAAAGAAGAAATCATGCGTGCCAACGGTTCCATTCAAGATGTGGAAATAATTCCGCAGGATTTGAAGGAACTTTATAAAACTGTTTGGGAGCTGTCGATGAAGGATATTATTGATATGAGCCGCCAACGTGGTTATTTCATTGATCAAAGCCAATCGTTGAACCTATTTATGGAAAACGCAAATATGGCAAAATTAACCTCGATGCACTTTTATGCGTGGAAAAGCGGCCTAAAAACCGGAATGTATTATCTAAGGACAAAAAGTGCCGTGGATGCTATTAAATTCACACTTAAAAAGGAAGATAAAAAAGAAACTGTTGGTGCTGAGGCTACAGCGATTGTAGCGGAAAATGTTTCAACAAAACCAATGACGCCGCAAGAATTACGGGAAATGCTTGCGCAATCCAAAAACGCGGCGGATGATGATTGTTTGATGTGCGGGTCCTAA